In a single window of the Chitinophagaceae bacterium genome:
- a CDS encoding type II 3-dehydroquinate dehydratase, giving the protein MEIHIVNGPNLNLLGKREPSIYGFDSFDSFFEKLQKKFSNISLVYFQSNHEGYMIDYIHKIGFTSNGIILNAGGLTHTSISLSDAISAITTPVIEVHISNIYSRENYRHNSFLTPKCKGIISGLGFSGYILAVQYFLDSE; this is encoded by the coding sequence ATGGAAATACATATAGTGAATGGACCAAACTTGAATCTTTTGGGAAAACGAGAACCATCTATTTATGGATTTGACTCTTTTGACTCTTTTTTTGAAAAATTGCAAAAAAAATTTTCAAATATATCCTTGGTGTATTTCCAATCAAACCACGAAGGATATATGATAGATTATATCCATAAAATTGGATTTACAAGTAATGGAATTATATTGAATGCAGGCGGACTAACCCATACTTCTATTTCATTATCTGATGCAATAAGTGCTATTACAACACCAGTTATAGAAGTTCATATTTCTAATATATATTCTCGCGAAAATTATAGACATAACAGTTTTTTAACCCCAAAATGTAAAGGAATAATTAGCGGACTTGGGTTCTCTGGATATATATTAGCGGTTCAATATTTTTTAGATTCAGAATGA
- the gldJ gene encoding gliding motility lipoprotein GldJ codes for MKRKGDKNFKYICLLVLGSIFFSYSCGEVTPTSTSPGKASTTTGQSYKYTKKSSDVADETSGFTLHSFRGQPSGPNLAFIEGGRVVLGSYEEDLMNRKDNIERTVTVASFYMDETEVANIHWLEYLNDLQQKGETDRYQKALPDTTVWYRVLAFNDPYIDHYFRYPGFRFYPVVGISWTQAVDFCAWRTNFVNNDLAKKAGLIDEDSEGESGAETSTTQRIPLETGVVLPNYRLPTEAEWEYAAQGLIGVQWLDENQTHKRIYPWDGHSQRNPYGKRQGYFLANFKRGRGDYAGIAGKLNDGAMITTSIYDYPQNDNGLWNMAGNVNEWVYDVYRPLSFQDFEDLNPVRRNDFLDEDKGYDTQNTLISGSIRVYKGGSWKDVAYWLSPGTRRYLEQDSSSATIGFRCAMIRAGSNY; via the coding sequence ATGAAAAGAAAAGGAGATAAAAATTTTAAATATATTTGCTTGTTAGTATTGGGAAGTATATTTTTCTCATATAGCTGTGGAGAGGTTACCCCAACAAGTACTTCACCCGGGAAAGCAAGTACAACTACGGGACAATCGTATAAGTACACTAAAAAAAGTTCCGATGTAGCAGACGAAACCTCTGGATTTACTTTACATAGCTTTAGAGGACAACCATCGGGACCTAACTTAGCTTTTATAGAAGGAGGACGTGTAGTTCTTGGATCTTACGAAGAAGATCTTATGAATAGAAAAGATAATATTGAAAGAACGGTAACGGTTGCATCTTTTTATATGGACGAAACAGAAGTAGCAAATATTCACTGGTTAGAATATCTCAATGACCTACAACAAAAAGGTGAAACAGATAGATACCAAAAAGCTCTACCTGATACCACAGTTTGGTACCGCGTTTTAGCATTTAACGACCCATATATTGATCATTATTTTAGATATCCAGGCTTTAGATTTTATCCTGTAGTGGGAATTTCATGGACTCAAGCTGTAGATTTCTGTGCATGGAGAACAAACTTTGTAAATAACGATTTAGCAAAAAAAGCTGGACTTATTGATGAAGACAGCGAAGGTGAAAGCGGAGCAGAAACATCAACAACACAAAGAATACCATTAGAAACAGGAGTAGTACTCCCTAATTATAGACTACCAACAGAAGCAGAATGGGAGTACGCAGCCCAAGGATTGATAGGCGTTCAATGGTTGGACGAAAATCAAACTCATAAAAGAATATATCCATGGGACGGGCATTCGCAAAGAAATCCTTACGGAAAAAGACAAGGATATTTTCTCGCTAACTTTAAAAGAGGAAGAGGGGACTACGCCGGTATAGCAGGAAAACTAAATGATGGTGCAATGATCACTACCTCTATATACGACTATCCGCAAAATGATAATGGACTATGGAACATGGCAGGTAATGTAAATGAATGGGTGTACGATGTATATAGACCACTTTCTTTCCAAGATTTTGAAGATTTAAATCCCGTGAGAAGAAACGATTTTTTAGATGAAGATAAAGGATATGACACTCAAAATACACTTATTTCAGGAAGTATAAGAGTATACAAAGGGGGTTCATGGAAAGACGTTGCTTATTGGCTATCCCCAGGAACGAGAAGATACTTAGAACAAGATTCATCATCAGCTACTATTGGTTTTAGATGTGCTATGATACGAGCTGGCTCTAATTACTAA